The Saccharothrix violaceirubra genome segment TTACGAGCTTTCAAGCGTCGCTCGCCGCCGGGGAGGGTGTCGTGCCCCCGGTCCCTGCCGCTGTGCGGTGGGGCTTGGGACTTCGGGGTCGAGGGCCCTGGGAGCCGGGCTTCGAGCGGTGAGGCTTGTTCCGATTTTCGCGGTTTCCCGCCTGTCGCGGGGTTTTCGCCGCTCTCGCGGAGCGGCCCCGGTGTCCTGCGGGACACCGGGGCCGGTCGATGGGGTCTAGCAGCTGGAGCAGCACCCGCAGCCGGGTCCCGTGCATCCGGTGCAGCAACCGCACCCGTCGAGCTGGGCGGTCTCGGTGGTCGTGGTCTCTACCGTCATGGCGGCCTCCCGGTGGAGTGAACGGACATCGGACCGAACCTGTGCCACTTCACAGTCGGCCATACGACCGCTCGGGGAAAGCCCTCTCACCCGAATGTCCTACGGAGAGCGAGTGTGAGTTGCATAGAGTGGCGATTGATCAGCCGTCGAGTTCCTCCAGTGCCCGCTGGGCTTCTTCGAGTTCCGCTCGCAACTGCACGACCCTGGCCAGGTGTCGTTCCCGTGCGGTCTCGATCACGGCGTCCACGGCCTCGGCCACCTCGGGCAGGAGTTGGCGTGCCGCACGGCCCACGGCCGCCGGGGGCACGGGCGTCGCCCGGAGCGGACGTCTGCTCCCCCACTGGAGATCGACCGTCCACTCGCCCTCGGGCGTGGACGTGAGCGTGATCGTCACCTCGCCGCCGGGCGGGCGGGACTGCTTGCGGGGCGCGGACTTCTGCTTCGTGGGCTTCTCCGGCTTCTCCGGTGGCACGGGCTCGTACGGGTACTCCACCGGTGTGTAGATCGGCTCCTCGGGCGCCGGCGCCGCCGGGACGGACTCCTCCCGGGCCGGTTTCGGTTCGGCCACGACCTTCTTGCGCGGCGCGGGTTTCTCCACGGTCAGCTCGGCCGGCGAGAACGACAGCTCGTCCTTCGTCCCGGTCGGGCGGACCTGGATGAAATCTCCCTCCGCGGGCTCCGTGAACGCGACGACCTTCGCCGACCGGCCCGCCTCCACGCCCACCGCCGCGGCGGTGAACCAGACGGCGGGTGGGCGGCCCGCGGCGAGTTCGGCGCGCAGCTGGTCGACATCCTCCGGTGACAAGGACTTCGCCATCGGTACCTCCACTGCGATCATGATGCGTCGCAGTGCAGCTTGCCCTATGGCACCGACAGTTCCGCAGCGGCGGTCGGGGCGGTTGGTCCGGACGGACCATCACTGGTCCACAGTGGACTATCCGGCGGACTATCCGGCGGACTCGTCCTCGGTGCGCAGGTGGTACTCGCAGCCGTACTCGACGGCGTAGCGCAGGTCGTAGTGGTGCACGATCTTCGGCCCGCCGTGCAGGTGCACGTGGGTCACGGTCGGCTTGGGCGACTCGGCCGGCCTCGGCACGGAGTCGACCCGACCGTCGAGGGGCCCGCCGACGTACCGCACCACGTACGCGTGCGTCATGGTCGTGCCTCCCTCGCTTCGGCGTCCGCGTCCATCGTACGAGAGGACGGCCGGACAGGGGCACTGCCGAACCAGTGCCGCGCCAAGGCGTCCAGGGTGTCGACGTCCGCGGGCGGCGGCACCTCCCGCAGGTACCAGGCGAGGTTGCTGTAGACGTGCAGCAGCGTGTACGCCATGACGCGCAGCGGGTCGACCGGCCGACCGTAGCCGGTGTAGAGCGCCCGGTTCGCCGCCTGGTCGCCGCGGGTGAGGAAGATCCCGGTCGCGACGAACTCGTACTCGCGGGCCGCGCGCATCGCGGGCTCGAAGTCGATCAGACCGGTGAGCCGGGTGCCCTCGACGAGCAGGTGCGCGCTCATCACCTCGGTGTGCGCCAACACCGGTTCGTCGGCGCCGAGGTCGACCCGGTCCAGGAACTCGTCCACCCGGTCGGCCCACGCCGGGTCGACCGGCCGGCGCGGTGCGACCCGTCGCGCGGCGACGAAGGACGACCAGTCGGCCGGGTGGTCGACCGGCGAGGGCAGGTCGTGCAGCACGGCCAGCGCCTCGCCGACCTGACGCGCGACCGACTCGCGACCGGCGGCGTCGAGCGTCGGCCACACCTCGACGAGTCCCGTGCCGCGCAGCCGTTCCATGAGGACGTAACCCCAGCCGTCGACCTCGCCGGCCTCGCGCACCGCGGGCGTCGGCACCGGCAGCCGGCCGTGGACGGCACGCAACACGTCCCGCTCGGTGGGCAGCTCTTCGAGGTGCACGGCCGGGAACAGCTTGAGCACGTGCTCGCCGACCCGGTAGACGGGCAGCGACCCGTCGGGGTAGCGGACCGGCTCGCCGCGCAGGTCGAGCCGGCCCAGCAACCGGTCGACGCCGGGCCTCAGGGCACTCTCGTCGTCGACCACTGCCTCGAACCGCTCTTCGGTGTCCGCGAGGGGGAACGTCACCCGATCGACGCTATCGGACAGCGCTCGAGCGCTATTCCGTTTTGCGGGCTTTCGACGGCTGCACGCGGGGTGGCTCGCCGGGCATCTTCGGGTAGTCGGGCGGGTACGGGAGTTCGCCCCGGGGGTCGGCGGCGTACCACTCCAGGAGGGTCTCCAGGCCGTACGCGGTGTCGTCGAGCGTGGCGTGCGGGTCGCCGTCGTCGGCCAGGTAGGCGGGCACGGTGCGGACGTCGAAGTCGTCCGGGTCCACTGTGGACAGCGTCGCCCAGGTGACCGGGGTGGAGACCGTGGCGCGCGGGGTGCCGCGCACCGACCACGCGGACGCGATCGTGCGGTCCCGGGCGGCCTGGTTGAAGTCCAGGAACACGCGCTCGCCGCGTTCCTCCTTCCACCACGACGTGGTCGCCCGGTCCGGCATCCGCCGCTCGACCTCGCGGGCCAGCGCGATCACCGCGTGCCGCACGTCGACGAAGTCCCACTCCGGACGGATGCGCACGGCCACGTGCACGCCGCGCCCGCCGGACGTCTTGGGGTAGCCGACCATGCCCAGCTCGTCGAGCACCTCGCGCAGCACTTCGGCGACCCGCACCGCGTCCCGGAAGTCCGTGCCGGGCTGGGGATCGAGGTCGACCCGCAGCTCGTCGGGCCGGTCGGTGTCGGCGGCACGCACCGGCCACGGGTGGAAGTCGAACGTGCCCAGGTTCGCCGCCCACGCCAGCACGGCGGGCTCGGTCGGGCAGACCTCGTCGGCGGGCCGCCCGGACGGGAACCGGACCCGCGCGGTGCCCACCCAGTCGGGCACGCCCTTGGGCAGCCGCTTCTGGTAGAACCACTCGCCCTCGACGCCGTCCACGTACCGCTTCAACGTCGTCGGCCGGTCGCGCAACACGCGCAGCAGCGGCTCGGCGACCGCGAGGTAGTACCGGACCACCTCGATCTTGGTGATGCCGCGCTCGGGGAAGTAGACCTTGTCCGGGTTGGACACCCGCACGACCCGGTCCCCGACCTGGAGTTCCTCAGCCTTGGCAGCCACGTCCGGAGCCTAACCCCGACCACCGACAGCGGTCGGGCGGAAGGCGGGCGGGATGCCAGGACGCGTGGTTCGGGGCCACCCGAGTGCGTAGTCGGAGGTGCCGGAGTGCGCGTGCCGGGGTGCTTGAGTGCATGTTTCGCGGTGTCCGAACGCATGACTCGCGGGGCTCAGCCGAGGGAGGTGAGCATCTGGGCGCACACGCGGGCGAGGTGGCGGCGCATCACGTCGGCGGCCCGCGTCGGGTCGCCGGCCTCGACCGCCACCACGAGCGAGTCGTGGTCGTCCAGCGACGCGTGCTGGTGCGGCGGGTCGTCGCGCAGGCCGCTGCGCAGGAGCACGACGCGTTGCTGCACGAGCCGCACCTGTTCGGCGATCCGCGGCGAGCGGGCCGCGTCCAAAAGCGCCTGGTGGAATGCGAGGTCGAGCCGGTAGGGGAATTTGTCGCCCGCGGTGTGCGCCTGGCGGGACGATTCGCACACCGCTTTCAGGCGGATGACGTCGGTGTCCGTCCGGCGGCTCGCGGCGAGTTCGGCCGCCGCGCATTCCAATGCGGTGCGCAATTCGAACAACGCTCGGACTTCCGACACGTCCGCCGAAGGCACGTGCGCGCCCCGGTGCGGAACCAGGACGAGCAATCCCTCGGACGCCAAATGGCGGATCGCCTCGCGCAACGGGCCCCGGGAAATGCCGAGCCGCTGCGCGATCCCGACCTCGTTCACCCGGCTGCCGGGCGGCAGCTCACCGGTCAGCACCAGCTCGCGCAGGATCTCGACGGCCTGCGCGGCGAGGCTGAGGTGGAGCGGGGATGTCATCGAAGTCTCCTAGCGCCCGTCGGCGGCCGTGTTGTTGACTGTCGACAGACGACAGCATAGAGGAGGAGAGCATGGCTCACGAGCTGGTCGCCGAGGTGTGGCGGGGCGAGTTCCTGGAGTCCGTGCACCACGGTTCGGTGGTCGTCCTCGCCCCGGACGGCACCACGCGGCTGAGCGTGGGCCAGCCCGCCGCCGTGGCGTTCCCCCGCTCGGCGAACAAGCCGTTCCAGGCGTTGGCCCTGGTCCGGGCCGGATACGCCGAACGCGCCGAGCTGCTCGCCCTGGCCTGCGCGAGCCACTCCGGCGAGCACTTCCACCTCGACGGCGTCCGCCGCATCCTCGGCCGCGCGGGCCTGGACGTCGACGCGTTGCGCTGCACCCCCGAACTCCCGATCGGCGAGCACGCCCTGCACGCGCACCTCGCGGCCGGGCGCGGGCCGGAGCCGATCACGATGAACTGCTCGGGCAAGCACGCCGCCATGCTCGCGACCTGCGTGGTCAACGGCTGGTCGACCGCGGACTACCTCGACCTCGACCACCCGCTCCAGCTCGCGATCCGGGCGACGGTCGAGGAGTGCGCGAGCGAACCGGTCGGCGCCGTCGGCGTGGACGGCTGCGGCGCTCCCCTGTTCGGCATCACCCTCGCGGGCCTGGCCCGCGGGTTCGGCCGGCTCGCGTCGGCCGCGCCCGGCACCGACGAGCACACGGTCGCGCACGCGATGACCACCTACCCCGAGTGGGTCGGCGGCACCGGCCGCGACGTCACCCGGCTCATGCACGGCGTGCCCGGCGCGGTGGCCAAGGACGGCGCCGAGGGCGTGTTCGCGATCGGCCTGCCCGACGGGTCGGCCGCCGCGTGCAAGATCGCCGACGGCGCCCGCCGCGCACAGGGCGTCGTGCTGGTGGCGGCGTTGCGCGCCCTGGGCGTGGACGCGCCCGCGGACCTGGCGACGGTCCCGGTGCTCGGGCACGGTCGCACGGTCGGTGCGGTCCGACCTTCGGCCGCTCTCACGGGGTGAAATCGGCATTACCCTGGGCCCATGGGCAGTTCCCGACCCGGGGGTTCCCCCGACGACAGGTTCGACGACGAACTCATCGGCCTCGACCCGGACGACCCGGAGACGCGGGCCTTCGCCGCCCACCTCGACCGGATGCACCGGGAGCACCCGACCTTCACGGTCGAGGGGTCGCTGGCCGGGGTGGAGCACTTCGCCGACTCGGCCAACCGCGCGGGCGGACTGCGCCGGCAGACCGCCGTGCTCATCGTGCTGCTGATCCTGCTCGGCGTAGGGGTCAGCGTGTGGTTCTACCTGGGCCAGATCCTGTCCGTGTTCTTCGTTTAACGTGGAGGTATGGAACCAGTCGTCGGCGCGACCCCGAAGGTGGTGCGCTCCGAAGCGGAGTGGCGCGAGACCCTGACGCCGCAGGAGTACGCGGTGCTGCGGCAAGCCGGCACCGAACGTGCGTGGACCGGCGAGTACACCGACACCAAGACCGAAGGCGTCTACTCGTGCCGCGCGTGCGACGCCGAGTTGTTCCGCAGCGACACGAAGTTCGACTCCCACTGCGGGTGGCCGTCGTTCTTCTCGCCGCTGGCCGGGGACTCGGTGCTCCTGCGCGAGGACCGCGCGCTCGGCATGGTGCGCACGGAAGTGCTCTGCGCCACATGCCACAGCCACCTCGGGCACGTTTTCGAGGGTGAGGGCTATGCGACTCCGACGGACCAGCGCTACTGCATCAACTCCATCAGCTTGCGTCTGGTCGAAACCACCGCCGGTCCGACAGACTGACCAGTGCTGCTCCGAATGATGTCCGTTACCACACCATGGAGGAAACATGCATCTGTTCAAGGGCACCGACGGTGAGGGCTCCGGCGGCGTCGACGGCGCGTCGTCCTCCTGAATCCCCTTTACCGCAACCCTAAGGGTTGCTCAAGCACTCTTGCTGGGGTGTGAAGCGGCGCACACCATTGCCTCCTGACCGGCGGACGAACCGCCGAGGTCCGCAGGGGGTGGATCGTGGAGCGTCCGTGGGGAATTACGGAACAGGGGTTCTTCGAGCTTTACTGGATCGCGCTCGCCGTGACGATCGTGATCGCGATCCTGATCAGGGTGCGCCTGCGGGGGCAGTCGGACGACGCCCCCGCCGGCGCACCCGACGTCCACGTGCTGGCCGTGCTGGTCGGTGGCGCACGACGCGTCGCCGAGACCGCGCTGGCCGAACTGATCGCCGCGGGAGATGTGCGGCTCACGCGTGACGGCACCGTGACCGCCACCCAGGGTGTCCCGTCCGCACGGGATCCGATCGCGCGCAGTGTGCTGCGCGACGTGGAACGGCCGCCGCTCGTCCTGGCCCGCAAGACGCTGTGGGGCCAGGTCCACACCGTCCGGCACGCGGAGGCCGTGCGCCTGGCCACCGGACGTGCCGTCGAGGCCGGTCTGCTGGCCGACCCGCGCCGGGCGTTGCGGTCGGCCGTCCTCTCACTGCTCCCGCTGGCCCTGCTGTTCGCGGTCGGCCTGGCCCGGTGGGCGTCGGAACTCACGGTCGGCGGGCCGGTCGGGTGGCTGTCGGTGCACCTCGTGCTGACCGGCGTCCTGCTGGCCGCGCTGCCGAAGGTGATCGCCGTGGGACTCACCGCCCGGGGTTCCCGGGTGGTGGCGCGGACCCGCACGAGTGCGGGTGTCGGGGGCTGGAGGGCGACCGGCTCGGCGGGGGGAGTCGAACCGGTCGCCCTCCACGGCATCGAACGCCACCCGGACCCGGAGGTGCGGGACGCGTACGTGGCCGGTCGGCCCCTGCCGCGAACGAATGGTGGCGGCAGGTCCACCGCGGCGGCGTACGGCGCCGGCGCCGGCGCGGCGTGCGGGTCGGGCAGCGGGTGCAGTTCGTCGGGCTGCGGCGGTGGCAGTGGTTGCGGCGGTGGGGGCGGCTGCGGTGGGGGCGGGGGCAGCTGATCCCCCATCGTCGGACGAATCGGACACGGTCCGACCGCGCACCGCACACGGCCGGACCGCCTCCGTGACGGATCATCGTTTTCGCTGGTCACACCTTTACGCTGCGCGGGAACCAGGCGTGGCGCCGGTCCGTCACAGGCGGCGGTACCACCGGGGAGAGGCGGGATGGCCGATGACGGTCACGGCGGGTCCGGCACGACTGTGGCCGGAAGAGCAGGGGTTCCTGGCCGGCGGGCCGGGGCGGGCGGCCGAGGTCGCGGTCGTGTCGTTGCTCGACGCGGGCGCGCTGCGCCTGTCGCGCAGCGGCGTGGTGCGCCCGGTCAGCGGGCCGCCGCGCTCGTGGACTCCGATCCAGTCGGCCGCGCTGCGGTCGGCGTCGCGGCCGTTCGGCGAACTGGTCCAGGCCGTCGCGGCGAGCGCGGAAGCGCGGGGGTTGCGTCGCCACCTGCTGGACCGGGGACTGCTGGTGTCGCCGACGCGGCGGGCGCTCGCGAAGACCACGCGCGTGCTCGCGTTGCTGGTCGGCATCGCGGCCCTGCTCACGGTCCTGATCACGCACGTCCAGGTCCTGCTGTGCATCGGCGTGGTCGTGGCGATGCTGTTCGTGCGCTACTTCGCGGGGAAGCTGCGGGGACCGTTGACCGGCCGCGGGCGTGCCGAGGTGCGCGACCTGGCCCGGTACGCGACGCCCGCGAGCCGGCTGCACCTGGTGGCGTACAAGGGTCTGCTCGGCCGGGTCGGGAGTCTGCGCGTGTGCGACCTGCTCGGGCTCGCCC includes the following:
- a CDS encoding DUF6319 family protein, which translates into the protein MAKSLSPEDVDQLRAELAAGRPPAVWFTAAAVGVEAGRSAKVVAFTEPAEGDFIQVRPTGTKDELSFSPAELTVEKPAPRKKVVAEPKPAREESVPAAPAPEEPIYTPVEYPYEPVPPEKPEKPTKQKSAPRKQSRPPGGEVTITLTSTPEGEWTVDLQWGSRRPLRATPVPPAAVGRAARQLLPEVAEAVDAVIETARERHLARVVQLRAELEEAQRALEELDG
- a CDS encoding aminoglycoside phosphotransferase family protein — encoded protein: MTFPLADTEERFEAVVDDESALRPGVDRLLGRLDLRGEPVRYPDGSLPVYRVGEHVLKLFPAVHLEELPTERDVLRAVHGRLPVPTPAVREAGEVDGWGYVLMERLRGTGLVEVWPTLDAAGRESVARQVGEALAVLHDLPSPVDHPADWSSFVAARRVAPRRPVDPAWADRVDEFLDRVDLGADEPVLAHTEVMSAHLLVEGTRLTGLIDFEPAMRAAREYEFVATGIFLTRGDQAANRALYTGYGRPVDPLRVMAYTLLHVYSNLAWYLREVPPPADVDTLDALARHWFGSAPVRPSSRTMDADAEAREARP
- the ligD gene encoding non-homologous end-joining DNA ligase, with the protein product MAAKAEELQVGDRVVRVSNPDKVYFPERGITKIEVVRYYLAVAEPLLRVLRDRPTTLKRYVDGVEGEWFYQKRLPKGVPDWVGTARVRFPSGRPADEVCPTEPAVLAWAANLGTFDFHPWPVRAADTDRPDELRVDLDPQPGTDFRDAVRVAEVLREVLDELGMVGYPKTSGGRGVHVAVRIRPEWDFVDVRHAVIALAREVERRMPDRATTSWWKEERGERVFLDFNQAARDRTIASAWSVRGTPRATVSTPVTWATLSTVDPDDFDVRTVPAYLADDGDPHATLDDTAYGLETLLEWYAADPRGELPYPPDYPKMPGEPPRVQPSKARKTE
- a CDS encoding GntR family transcriptional regulator; translation: MTSPLHLSLAAQAVEILRELVLTGELPPGSRVNEVGIAQRLGISRGPLREAIRHLASEGLLVLVPHRGAHVPSADVSEVRALFELRTALECAAAELAASRRTDTDVIRLKAVCESSRQAHTAGDKFPYRLDLAFHQALLDAARSPRIAEQVRLVQQRVVLLRSGLRDDPPHQHASLDDHDSLVVAVEAGDPTRAADVMRRHLARVCAQMLTSLG
- a CDS encoding asparaginase; its protein translation is MAHELVAEVWRGEFLESVHHGSVVVLAPDGTTRLSVGQPAAVAFPRSANKPFQALALVRAGYAERAELLALACASHSGEHFHLDGVRRILGRAGLDVDALRCTPELPIGEHALHAHLAAGRGPEPITMNCSGKHAAMLATCVVNGWSTADYLDLDHPLQLAIRATVEECASEPVGAVGVDGCGAPLFGITLAGLARGFGRLASAAPGTDEHTVAHAMTTYPEWVGGTGRDVTRLMHGVPGAVAKDGAEGVFAIGLPDGSAAACKIADGARRAQGVVLVAALRALGVDAPADLATVPVLGHGRTVGAVRPSAALTG
- the msrB gene encoding peptide-methionine (R)-S-oxide reductase MsrB; protein product: MEPVVGATPKVVRSEAEWRETLTPQEYAVLRQAGTERAWTGEYTDTKTEGVYSCRACDAELFRSDTKFDSHCGWPSFFSPLAGDSVLLREDRALGMVRTEVLCATCHSHLGHVFEGEGYATPTDQRYCINSISLRLVETTAGPTD
- a CDS encoding TIGR04222 domain-containing membrane protein, which produces MERPWGITEQGFFELYWIALAVTIVIAILIRVRLRGQSDDAPAGAPDVHVLAVLVGGARRVAETALAELIAAGDVRLTRDGTVTATQGVPSARDPIARSVLRDVERPPLVLARKTLWGQVHTVRHAEAVRLATGRAVEAGLLADPRRALRSAVLSLLPLALLFAVGLARWASELTVGGPVGWLSVHLVLTGVLLAALPKVIAVGLTARGSRVVARTRTSAGVGGWRATGSAGGVEPVALHGIERHPDPEVRDAYVAGRPLPRTNGGGRSTAAAYGAGAGAACGSGSGCSSSGCGGGSGCGGGGGCGGGGGS
- a CDS encoding TIGR04222 domain-containing membrane protein; the encoded protein is MTVTAGPARLWPEEQGFLAGGPGRAAEVAVVSLLDAGALRLSRSGVVRPVSGPPRSWTPIQSAALRSASRPFGELVQAVAASAEARGLRRHLLDRGLLVSPTRRALAKTTRVLALLVGIAALLTVLITHVQVLLCIGVVVAMLFVRYFAGKLRGPLTGRGRAEVRDLARYATPASRLHLVAYKGLLGRVGSLRVCDLLGLAPAASTLRRRSKKRSTTTSSSDSCGGGVYSSCGSCAGSGCGSSSDSSSSDSSSSSDSGSSCSSGSSCGSSCGGGGGD